In Salarias fasciatus chromosome 2, fSalaFa1.1, whole genome shotgun sequence, one genomic interval encodes:
- the ogt.1 gene encoding UDP-N-acetylglucosamine--peptide N-acetylglucosaminyltransferase 110 kDa subunit isoform X2, translating into MASSVGNVADSTEPTKRMLSFQGLAELAHREYQSGDFEAAERHCMQLWRQEPDNTGVLLLLSSIHFQCRRLDRSAHFSTLAIKQNPMLAEAYSNLGNVYKERGQLQEAIEHYRHALRLKPDFIDGYINLAAALVAAGDMEGAVQAYVSALQYNPDLYCVRSDLGNLLKALGRLEEAKACYLKAIETQPNFAVAWSNLGCVFNAQGEIWLAIHHFEKAVTLDPNFLDAYINLGNVLKEARIFDRAVAGYLRALSLSPNHAVVHGNLACVYYEQGLIDLAIDTYRRAIELQPHFPDAYCNLANALKEKGNVSEAEECYNTALRLCPTHADSLNNLANIKREQGNIEEAVQLYRKALEVFPEFAAAHSNLASVLQQQGKLQEALMHYKEAIRISPTFADAYSNMGNTLKEMQDVQGALQCYTRAIQINPAFADAHSNLASIHKDSGNIPEAIASYRTALKLKPDFPDAYCNLAHCLQIVCDWTDYDERMKKLVSIVADQLDKNRLPSVHPHHSMLYPLSHNFRKAIAERHGNLCLDKVHAMIKINALHKPAYEHPKDLKASNGRLRIGYVSSDFGNHPTSHLMQSIPGMHNPEKFEVFCYALSPDDSTNFRVKVVAEAHHFTDLSQIPCNGKAADRIHQDGVHILVNMNGYTKGARNELFALRPAPIQAMWLGYPGTSGAPFMDYIITDKETSPMEVAEQYSEKLAYMPHTFFIGDHANMFPHLKKKAVIDFKSNGHIFDNRIVLNGIDVKAFLDSLPDVKVIKMKCDNNQESTADTNGALSMPVIPMNTAAEAIINMINQGQIQVTINGFTVSNGLATTQINNKAATGEEVPRTIVVTTRSQYGLPEDSIVYCNFNQLYKIDPPTLQMWANILKRVPNSVLWLLRFPAVGEPNIQQYAQNMGLPGSRIIFSPVAPKEEHVRRGQLADVCLDTPLCNGHTTGMDVLWAGTPMVTMPGETLASRVAASQLNCLGCPELIAQSRQDYEDIAVKLGSDMEYLKMVRARVWKQRICSPLFNTKQYTIDLERLYLQMWEHHSSGNKPDHMVKNQSVETSENA; encoded by the exons GTCGGCTCATTTCAGTACCTTGGCCATCAAGCAGAACCCAATGCTGGCCGAGGCCTACTCCAACCTGGGGAACGTGTACAAGGAGCGTGGACAACTGCAGGAGGCCATCGAGCATTACCGCCACGCACTGAGGCTAAAGCCGGACTTCATCGATGGTTACATCAACCTGGCTGCAGCTCTCGTGGCCGCAGGTGACATGGAGGGAGCGGTGCAAGCTTATGTGTCAGCGTTACAGTATAATCCT GATCTTTACTGTGTCCGTAGTGATTTGGGCAATTTGCTTAAAGCCCTTGGGCGTTTGGAAGAGGCTAAG GCTTGCTACCTGAAAGCCATTGAGACTCAGCCCAACTTTGCAGTGGCTTGGAGCAACCTGGGCTGTGTGTTCAATGCCCAGGGAGAGATCTGGCTGGCCATACACCACTTCGAAAAG gctgtgACTTTGGATCCGAATTTTCTGGATGCCTACATCAATTTAGGCAACGTTTTGAAGGAAGCTCGCATCTTTGACAG AGCTGTGGCTGGATACCTGAGGGCTCTGAGCCTGAGTCCCAACCATGCCGTCGTCCATGGAAACCTGGCCTGTGTCTACTACGAGCAGGGCCTCATTGATCTGGCCATCGACACGTACCGTCGTGCGATTGAATTGCAGCCACACTTTCCTGATGCCTACTGCAACTTGGCAAACGCCCTCAAGGAGAAAGGAAAT GTGTCGGAAGCTGAGGAATGCTACAACACTGCTTTGCGTTTGTGTCCAACTCACGCCGACTCGCTCAATAACTTGGCCAACATCAAGCGTGAGCAGGGTAACATTGAAGAGGCTGTTCAGCTCTACAGAAAAGCCCTAGAG GTGTTCCCCGAATTTGCGGCAGCTCACTCTAACCTGGCCagtgtcctgcagcagcaggggaaACTTCAGGAGGCCCTCATGCACTACAAGGAGGCCATTag GATCAGCCCCACCTTTGCTGATGCCTACTCCAACATGGGCAATACACTGAAGGAAATGCAAGACGTACAAGGAGCTCTGCAGTGCTACACCCGTGCCATCCAGATCAACCCCGCCTTTGCTGACGCTCACAGCAATCTGGCCTCCATTCACAAG gATTCTGGAAACATCCCAGAGGCCATCGCATCTTATCGCACAGCCTTAAAGCTGAAGCCAGACTTCCCTGATGCTTACTGCAATCTGGCCCACTGCCTAcag aTTGTTTGTGACTGGACAGATTATGACGAGCGGATGAAAAAGCTTGTGAGCATTGTAGCTGACCAGCTGGACAAGAACCGCCTGCCGTCAGTGCACCCACACCACAGCATGCTGTATCCGCTCTCTCACAACTTCCGCAAGGCCATTGCTGAACGCCACGGAAACCTTTGCCTGGACAAGGTACACGCAATGATCAAA ATCAATGCCCTACACAAACCTGCTTATGAGCATCCCAAAGACCTGAAGGCGAGCAACGGACGCCTGCGGATCGGCTATGTCAGCTCAGACTTTGGCAACCACCCGACTTCACACCTGATGCAGTCAATTCCTGGAATGCACAACCCCGAGAAGTTTGAG GTGTTCTGCTACGCGCTCAGCCCTGACGACAGCACCAACTTCCGCGTCAAAGTGGTAGCAGAAGCTCATCATTTCACAGACCTCTCACAG ATCCCTTGCAATGGCAAGGCAGCTGATCGTATTCACCAAGATGGAGTACACATTCTGGTCAACATGAACGGATACACCAAGGGAGCACGGAATGAGCTGTTTGCACTGCGCCCCGCCCCGATTCAG GCCATGTGGCTGGGTTACCCTGGAACCAGCGGCGCCCCCTTCATGGACTATATCATCACAGACAAGGAGACTTCGCCGATGGAAGTCGCTGAGCAGTACTCGGAGAAGCTCGCCTACATGCCCCATACTTTCTTTATTGGAGACCACGCCAACATGTTCCCCCACCTCAAG AAAAAGGCTGTGATTGACTTCAAGTCAAACGGACACATCTTTGACAACCGCATTGTCCTCAACGGTATCGACGTGAAGGCCTTCTTGGACAGCCTGCCAGATGTCAAAGTGATTAAG ATGAAATGTGACAACAACCAGGAATCCACCGCGGACACCAACGGCGCTCTCTCTATGCCCGTAATACCCATGAACACAGCAGCTGAAGCGATCATCAACATGATCAATCAAGGCCAAATCCAGGTCACAATCAACGGCTTCACTGTCAGCAACGGGCTGGCCACCACACAG ATCAACAACAAAGCTGCCACAGGGGAGGAAGTGCCTCGCACAATTGTAGTGACGACTCGCTCACAGTATGGCCTCCCAGAGGACTCGATTGTCTATTGCAATTTCAACCAGCTCTACAAGATCGACCCTCCTACCCTTCAGATGTGGGCCAAC ATCCTGAAGCGTGTGCCCAACAGCGTGCTCTGGCTGCTCCGCTTCCCTGCCGTCGGCGAGCCCAACATCCAGCAGTATGCTCAGAACATGGGCCTGCCCGGCTCGCGCATCATCTTCTCCCCCGTGGCTCCCAAGGAGGAGCATGTGAGGCGGGGCCAGCTGGCCGACGTGTGCTTGGACACCCCTCTGTGCAACGGTCACACCACCGGCATGGACGTGCTCTGGGCTGGAACACCCATGGTCACCATGCCAG GCGAGACTCTTGCATCCCGAGTGGCCGCCTCTCAACTCAACTGCCTGGGCTGCCCGGAGCTAATAGCCCAGAGTCGGCAGGACTATGAAGACATAGCAGTCAAACTGGGCTCCGACATGGAATA CCTGAAGATGGTTCGAGCGCGCGTTTGGAAGCAACGGATCTGCAGCCCTCTTTTCAACACCAAACAGTACACAATTGACTTGGAGCGGCTCTACCTGCAGATGTGGGAGCACCACAGCAGCGGCAACAAGCCGGACCACATGGTCAAAAACCAGAGCGTAGAGACCAGCGAGAACGCCTGA
- the ogt.1 gene encoding UDP-N-acetylglucosamine--peptide N-acetylglucosaminyltransferase 110 kDa subunit isoform X1 — protein sequence MASSVGNVADSTEPTKRMLSFQGLAELAHREYQSGDFEAAERHCMQLWRQEPDNTGVLLLLSSIHFQCRRLDRSAHFSTLAIKQNPMLAEAYSNLGNVYKERGQLQEAIEHYRHALRLKPDFIDGYINLAAALVAAGDMEGAVQAYVSALQYNPDLYCVRSDLGNLLKALGRLEEAKACYLKAIETQPNFAVAWSNLGCVFNAQGEIWLAIHHFEKAVTLDPNFLDAYINLGNVLKEARIFDRAVAGYLRALSLSPNHAVVHGNLACVYYEQGLIDLAIDTYRRAIELQPHFPDAYCNLANALKEKGNVVSEAEECYNTALRLCPTHADSLNNLANIKREQGNIEEAVQLYRKALEVFPEFAAAHSNLASVLQQQGKLQEALMHYKEAIRISPTFADAYSNMGNTLKEMQDVQGALQCYTRAIQINPAFADAHSNLASIHKDSGNIPEAIASYRTALKLKPDFPDAYCNLAHCLQIVCDWTDYDERMKKLVSIVADQLDKNRLPSVHPHHSMLYPLSHNFRKAIAERHGNLCLDKVHAMIKINALHKPAYEHPKDLKASNGRLRIGYVSSDFGNHPTSHLMQSIPGMHNPEKFEVFCYALSPDDSTNFRVKVVAEAHHFTDLSQIPCNGKAADRIHQDGVHILVNMNGYTKGARNELFALRPAPIQAMWLGYPGTSGAPFMDYIITDKETSPMEVAEQYSEKLAYMPHTFFIGDHANMFPHLKKKAVIDFKSNGHIFDNRIVLNGIDVKAFLDSLPDVKVIKMKCDNNQESTADTNGALSMPVIPMNTAAEAIINMINQGQIQVTINGFTVSNGLATTQINNKAATGEEVPRTIVVTTRSQYGLPEDSIVYCNFNQLYKIDPPTLQMWANILKRVPNSVLWLLRFPAVGEPNIQQYAQNMGLPGSRIIFSPVAPKEEHVRRGQLADVCLDTPLCNGHTTGMDVLWAGTPMVTMPGETLASRVAASQLNCLGCPELIAQSRQDYEDIAVKLGSDMEYLKMVRARVWKQRICSPLFNTKQYTIDLERLYLQMWEHHSSGNKPDHMVKNQSVETSENA from the exons GTCGGCTCATTTCAGTACCTTGGCCATCAAGCAGAACCCAATGCTGGCCGAGGCCTACTCCAACCTGGGGAACGTGTACAAGGAGCGTGGACAACTGCAGGAGGCCATCGAGCATTACCGCCACGCACTGAGGCTAAAGCCGGACTTCATCGATGGTTACATCAACCTGGCTGCAGCTCTCGTGGCCGCAGGTGACATGGAGGGAGCGGTGCAAGCTTATGTGTCAGCGTTACAGTATAATCCT GATCTTTACTGTGTCCGTAGTGATTTGGGCAATTTGCTTAAAGCCCTTGGGCGTTTGGAAGAGGCTAAG GCTTGCTACCTGAAAGCCATTGAGACTCAGCCCAACTTTGCAGTGGCTTGGAGCAACCTGGGCTGTGTGTTCAATGCCCAGGGAGAGATCTGGCTGGCCATACACCACTTCGAAAAG gctgtgACTTTGGATCCGAATTTTCTGGATGCCTACATCAATTTAGGCAACGTTTTGAAGGAAGCTCGCATCTTTGACAG AGCTGTGGCTGGATACCTGAGGGCTCTGAGCCTGAGTCCCAACCATGCCGTCGTCCATGGAAACCTGGCCTGTGTCTACTACGAGCAGGGCCTCATTGATCTGGCCATCGACACGTACCGTCGTGCGATTGAATTGCAGCCACACTTTCCTGATGCCTACTGCAACTTGGCAAACGCCCTCAAGGAGAAAGGAAATGTA GTGTCGGAAGCTGAGGAATGCTACAACACTGCTTTGCGTTTGTGTCCAACTCACGCCGACTCGCTCAATAACTTGGCCAACATCAAGCGTGAGCAGGGTAACATTGAAGAGGCTGTTCAGCTCTACAGAAAAGCCCTAGAG GTGTTCCCCGAATTTGCGGCAGCTCACTCTAACCTGGCCagtgtcctgcagcagcaggggaaACTTCAGGAGGCCCTCATGCACTACAAGGAGGCCATTag GATCAGCCCCACCTTTGCTGATGCCTACTCCAACATGGGCAATACACTGAAGGAAATGCAAGACGTACAAGGAGCTCTGCAGTGCTACACCCGTGCCATCCAGATCAACCCCGCCTTTGCTGACGCTCACAGCAATCTGGCCTCCATTCACAAG gATTCTGGAAACATCCCAGAGGCCATCGCATCTTATCGCACAGCCTTAAAGCTGAAGCCAGACTTCCCTGATGCTTACTGCAATCTGGCCCACTGCCTAcag aTTGTTTGTGACTGGACAGATTATGACGAGCGGATGAAAAAGCTTGTGAGCATTGTAGCTGACCAGCTGGACAAGAACCGCCTGCCGTCAGTGCACCCACACCACAGCATGCTGTATCCGCTCTCTCACAACTTCCGCAAGGCCATTGCTGAACGCCACGGAAACCTTTGCCTGGACAAGGTACACGCAATGATCAAA ATCAATGCCCTACACAAACCTGCTTATGAGCATCCCAAAGACCTGAAGGCGAGCAACGGACGCCTGCGGATCGGCTATGTCAGCTCAGACTTTGGCAACCACCCGACTTCACACCTGATGCAGTCAATTCCTGGAATGCACAACCCCGAGAAGTTTGAG GTGTTCTGCTACGCGCTCAGCCCTGACGACAGCACCAACTTCCGCGTCAAAGTGGTAGCAGAAGCTCATCATTTCACAGACCTCTCACAG ATCCCTTGCAATGGCAAGGCAGCTGATCGTATTCACCAAGATGGAGTACACATTCTGGTCAACATGAACGGATACACCAAGGGAGCACGGAATGAGCTGTTTGCACTGCGCCCCGCCCCGATTCAG GCCATGTGGCTGGGTTACCCTGGAACCAGCGGCGCCCCCTTCATGGACTATATCATCACAGACAAGGAGACTTCGCCGATGGAAGTCGCTGAGCAGTACTCGGAGAAGCTCGCCTACATGCCCCATACTTTCTTTATTGGAGACCACGCCAACATGTTCCCCCACCTCAAG AAAAAGGCTGTGATTGACTTCAAGTCAAACGGACACATCTTTGACAACCGCATTGTCCTCAACGGTATCGACGTGAAGGCCTTCTTGGACAGCCTGCCAGATGTCAAAGTGATTAAG ATGAAATGTGACAACAACCAGGAATCCACCGCGGACACCAACGGCGCTCTCTCTATGCCCGTAATACCCATGAACACAGCAGCTGAAGCGATCATCAACATGATCAATCAAGGCCAAATCCAGGTCACAATCAACGGCTTCACTGTCAGCAACGGGCTGGCCACCACACAG ATCAACAACAAAGCTGCCACAGGGGAGGAAGTGCCTCGCACAATTGTAGTGACGACTCGCTCACAGTATGGCCTCCCAGAGGACTCGATTGTCTATTGCAATTTCAACCAGCTCTACAAGATCGACCCTCCTACCCTTCAGATGTGGGCCAAC ATCCTGAAGCGTGTGCCCAACAGCGTGCTCTGGCTGCTCCGCTTCCCTGCCGTCGGCGAGCCCAACATCCAGCAGTATGCTCAGAACATGGGCCTGCCCGGCTCGCGCATCATCTTCTCCCCCGTGGCTCCCAAGGAGGAGCATGTGAGGCGGGGCCAGCTGGCCGACGTGTGCTTGGACACCCCTCTGTGCAACGGTCACACCACCGGCATGGACGTGCTCTGGGCTGGAACACCCATGGTCACCATGCCAG GCGAGACTCTTGCATCCCGAGTGGCCGCCTCTCAACTCAACTGCCTGGGCTGCCCGGAGCTAATAGCCCAGAGTCGGCAGGACTATGAAGACATAGCAGTCAAACTGGGCTCCGACATGGAATA CCTGAAGATGGTTCGAGCGCGCGTTTGGAAGCAACGGATCTGCAGCCCTCTTTTCAACACCAAACAGTACACAATTGACTTGGAGCGGCTCTACCTGCAGATGTGGGAGCACCACAGCAGCGGCAACAAGCCGGACCACATGGTCAAAAACCAGAGCGTAGAGACCAGCGAGAACGCCTGA
- the ogt.1 gene encoding UDP-N-acetylglucosamine--peptide N-acetylglucosaminyltransferase 110 kDa subunit isoform X4 — MASSVGNVADSTEPTKRMLSFQGLAELAHREYQSGDFEAAERHCMQLWRQEPDNTGVLLLLSSIHFQCRRLDRSAHFSTLAIKQNPMLAEAYSNLGNVYKERGQLQEAIEHYRHALRLKPDFIDGYINLAAALVAAGDMEGAVQAYVSALQYNPDLYCVRSDLGNLLKALGRLEEAKACYLKAIETQPNFAVAWSNLGCVFNAQGEIWLAIHHFEKAVTLDPNFLDAYINLGNVLKEARIFDRAVAGYLRALSLSPNHAVVHGNLACVYYEQGLIDLAIDTYRRAIELQPHFPDAYCNLANALKEKGNVSEAEECYNTALRLCPTHADSLNNLANIKREQGNIEEAVQLYRKALEVFPEFAAAHSNLASVLQQQGKLQEALMHYKEAIRISPTFADAYSNMGNTLKEMQDVQGALQCYTRAIQINPAFADAHSNLASIHKDSGNIPEAIASYRTALKLKPDFPDAYCNLAHCLQIVCDWTDYDERMKKLVSIVADQLDKNRLPSVHPHHSMLYPLSHNFRKAIAERHGNLCLDKINALHKPAYEHPKDLKASNGRLRIGYVSSDFGNHPTSHLMQSIPGMHNPEKFEVFCYALSPDDSTNFRVKVVAEAHHFTDLSQIPCNGKAADRIHQDGVHILVNMNGYTKGARNELFALRPAPIQAMWLGYPGTSGAPFMDYIITDKETSPMEVAEQYSEKLAYMPHTFFIGDHANMFPHLKKKAVIDFKSNGHIFDNRIVLNGIDVKAFLDSLPDVKVIKMKCDNNQESTADTNGALSMPVIPMNTAAEAIINMINQGQIQVTINGFTVSNGLATTQINNKAATGEEVPRTIVVTTRSQYGLPEDSIVYCNFNQLYKIDPPTLQMWANILKRVPNSVLWLLRFPAVGEPNIQQYAQNMGLPGSRIIFSPVAPKEEHVRRGQLADVCLDTPLCNGHTTGMDVLWAGTPMVTMPGETLASRVAASQLNCLGCPELIAQSRQDYEDIAVKLGSDMEYLKMVRARVWKQRICSPLFNTKQYTIDLERLYLQMWEHHSSGNKPDHMVKNQSVETSENA; from the exons GTCGGCTCATTTCAGTACCTTGGCCATCAAGCAGAACCCAATGCTGGCCGAGGCCTACTCCAACCTGGGGAACGTGTACAAGGAGCGTGGACAACTGCAGGAGGCCATCGAGCATTACCGCCACGCACTGAGGCTAAAGCCGGACTTCATCGATGGTTACATCAACCTGGCTGCAGCTCTCGTGGCCGCAGGTGACATGGAGGGAGCGGTGCAAGCTTATGTGTCAGCGTTACAGTATAATCCT GATCTTTACTGTGTCCGTAGTGATTTGGGCAATTTGCTTAAAGCCCTTGGGCGTTTGGAAGAGGCTAAG GCTTGCTACCTGAAAGCCATTGAGACTCAGCCCAACTTTGCAGTGGCTTGGAGCAACCTGGGCTGTGTGTTCAATGCCCAGGGAGAGATCTGGCTGGCCATACACCACTTCGAAAAG gctgtgACTTTGGATCCGAATTTTCTGGATGCCTACATCAATTTAGGCAACGTTTTGAAGGAAGCTCGCATCTTTGACAG AGCTGTGGCTGGATACCTGAGGGCTCTGAGCCTGAGTCCCAACCATGCCGTCGTCCATGGAAACCTGGCCTGTGTCTACTACGAGCAGGGCCTCATTGATCTGGCCATCGACACGTACCGTCGTGCGATTGAATTGCAGCCACACTTTCCTGATGCCTACTGCAACTTGGCAAACGCCCTCAAGGAGAAAGGAAAT GTGTCGGAAGCTGAGGAATGCTACAACACTGCTTTGCGTTTGTGTCCAACTCACGCCGACTCGCTCAATAACTTGGCCAACATCAAGCGTGAGCAGGGTAACATTGAAGAGGCTGTTCAGCTCTACAGAAAAGCCCTAGAG GTGTTCCCCGAATTTGCGGCAGCTCACTCTAACCTGGCCagtgtcctgcagcagcaggggaaACTTCAGGAGGCCCTCATGCACTACAAGGAGGCCATTag GATCAGCCCCACCTTTGCTGATGCCTACTCCAACATGGGCAATACACTGAAGGAAATGCAAGACGTACAAGGAGCTCTGCAGTGCTACACCCGTGCCATCCAGATCAACCCCGCCTTTGCTGACGCTCACAGCAATCTGGCCTCCATTCACAAG gATTCTGGAAACATCCCAGAGGCCATCGCATCTTATCGCACAGCCTTAAAGCTGAAGCCAGACTTCCCTGATGCTTACTGCAATCTGGCCCACTGCCTAcag aTTGTTTGTGACTGGACAGATTATGACGAGCGGATGAAAAAGCTTGTGAGCATTGTAGCTGACCAGCTGGACAAGAACCGCCTGCCGTCAGTGCACCCACACCACAGCATGCTGTATCCGCTCTCTCACAACTTCCGCAAGGCCATTGCTGAACGCCACGGAAACCTTTGCCTGGACAAG ATCAATGCCCTACACAAACCTGCTTATGAGCATCCCAAAGACCTGAAGGCGAGCAACGGACGCCTGCGGATCGGCTATGTCAGCTCAGACTTTGGCAACCACCCGACTTCACACCTGATGCAGTCAATTCCTGGAATGCACAACCCCGAGAAGTTTGAG GTGTTCTGCTACGCGCTCAGCCCTGACGACAGCACCAACTTCCGCGTCAAAGTGGTAGCAGAAGCTCATCATTTCACAGACCTCTCACAG ATCCCTTGCAATGGCAAGGCAGCTGATCGTATTCACCAAGATGGAGTACACATTCTGGTCAACATGAACGGATACACCAAGGGAGCACGGAATGAGCTGTTTGCACTGCGCCCCGCCCCGATTCAG GCCATGTGGCTGGGTTACCCTGGAACCAGCGGCGCCCCCTTCATGGACTATATCATCACAGACAAGGAGACTTCGCCGATGGAAGTCGCTGAGCAGTACTCGGAGAAGCTCGCCTACATGCCCCATACTTTCTTTATTGGAGACCACGCCAACATGTTCCCCCACCTCAAG AAAAAGGCTGTGATTGACTTCAAGTCAAACGGACACATCTTTGACAACCGCATTGTCCTCAACGGTATCGACGTGAAGGCCTTCTTGGACAGCCTGCCAGATGTCAAAGTGATTAAG ATGAAATGTGACAACAACCAGGAATCCACCGCGGACACCAACGGCGCTCTCTCTATGCCCGTAATACCCATGAACACAGCAGCTGAAGCGATCATCAACATGATCAATCAAGGCCAAATCCAGGTCACAATCAACGGCTTCACTGTCAGCAACGGGCTGGCCACCACACAG ATCAACAACAAAGCTGCCACAGGGGAGGAAGTGCCTCGCACAATTGTAGTGACGACTCGCTCACAGTATGGCCTCCCAGAGGACTCGATTGTCTATTGCAATTTCAACCAGCTCTACAAGATCGACCCTCCTACCCTTCAGATGTGGGCCAAC ATCCTGAAGCGTGTGCCCAACAGCGTGCTCTGGCTGCTCCGCTTCCCTGCCGTCGGCGAGCCCAACATCCAGCAGTATGCTCAGAACATGGGCCTGCCCGGCTCGCGCATCATCTTCTCCCCCGTGGCTCCCAAGGAGGAGCATGTGAGGCGGGGCCAGCTGGCCGACGTGTGCTTGGACACCCCTCTGTGCAACGGTCACACCACCGGCATGGACGTGCTCTGGGCTGGAACACCCATGGTCACCATGCCAG GCGAGACTCTTGCATCCCGAGTGGCCGCCTCTCAACTCAACTGCCTGGGCTGCCCGGAGCTAATAGCCCAGAGTCGGCAGGACTATGAAGACATAGCAGTCAAACTGGGCTCCGACATGGAATA CCTGAAGATGGTTCGAGCGCGCGTTTGGAAGCAACGGATCTGCAGCCCTCTTTTCAACACCAAACAGTACACAATTGACTTGGAGCGGCTCTACCTGCAGATGTGGGAGCACCACAGCAGCGGCAACAAGCCGGACCACATGGTCAAAAACCAGAGCGTAGAGACCAGCGAGAACGCCTGA